The Dioscorea cayenensis subsp. rotundata cultivar TDr96_F1 chromosome 11, TDr96_F1_v2_PseudoChromosome.rev07_lg8_w22 25.fasta, whole genome shotgun sequence genomic interval ttgttttgagtcTTGATTTGACATTTGAGGCTTGTTTTTCACTGTTGTAGATTGCTTTCGACTTTCGTTCTTGAAAGGAAATCTTGAAAGACGATCGATTTTGCTATAAAACCCCTTCTTTTAAGGTTTtataagaaaaagagagaatttTGGTGATTTTAGTGGTGTGATGGATTAGAGGGGCGTTTGATGCATTGTTTCTTGGAAAAAGAATGATATGTTTGAAAGGAATAGTGTTTTTAATAACTGCATAACTAGTAGTAATGATTACTTGGGGTGTGGTTTTGATGGTTTTTCTTCCTCTAGTAAAGATCAAGCAATCTGTTTTGAAGACCTTGGAATTTTGTTATTGTGCGATTTTTTATGGCGTTCCATTTGAAGAGATGCTGTTGTAGTCATTTGGGGTTGTGATTCTCAATTTAGATTATTAACCAGAGAAAGACAGGGAGAAAATTGTTTTTTGATTTGGTATAGTGTATGATGGCTTTATGTTAAGATGCAATAACAAAGATCTCTGAATATCTGTTAGTAAATGATTCGATAGAGTTTGTTTATTCAACTCCCGCTTTATAGGATCATATAGTTGATATTTTGTTGAGTGATGGAACTTGTTTGCTATTGCTTTGGGTCATATATTATCCATCATTTTTTGATATATGATCCTTGATTTTTTAGTCGAGTGCctgattttgaaattttaactgTTTGTTTTTAGTTTCCTGTCAATTgacattttactttatttatgtCAAGTGGGCCAATTGAAATTCATCTTAATGAAGGCTGTTCAGCAAAATGGACTTTTCTCTGGTTTGGCTGCTGGTGGTTTTGATGGagaagcaaaaaataaaaggaaatattTCCCTGTTTCTAGATGTTCAGTTAACATCAAGAGAAAGGATGTCAAGGGGGTTTCCTCAATCAACACCCTGAAGAGTTCTTGTTTAGGTAGTCACCATTCTGAGTTGTGCTCTTCTTCAGCTGCATGCAGAAAACGTGTTCTGACTGTGAACTGCAGTCAGTCCTGTTCAGATTATGATAAAGGTCCCTATAATGCCAATACCCAGAATGCTGATCATCTCTTTGGTAGCTTCAAGGATGGCATTCTGTAAGTTATATAAcaatcatctttttctcatttagTTTTGGTTCTTGGTTTGCCATCATTAAGGTCTTGCAATATGTATTTTCAATATTCTAATTTGTGACTGCTCTTTAGTTGTATGATTTGTAGTTTGAAATTCCATCTGCTTACTGGACTTGTTTTGGCTTTGGTGCTTAgattttgtatttgtgatgatgaaaaatgatgaaaatttgCATTGCTCTTTTACCTACAAATAAATATCTGATGTCTATTTTCTTAGATAGTTGCTTTCAGCATAtaattcttttctatttttgctattatttttcCAAGGTTTTGAATCAACATTTAATGTTGGAATTAGATGTCTTTGTAGGTGAGAAAAATTTTGTGGTCGAAGCACATAACTCATCCAATATCTATTTTCTTAGATCAGCTGCTTTTagcataattttttgtttaatattttctatGATTATTCCAAGATTTTGAATCCATCTTTGGCATTTGGAATAACATGGCTACGTAGATGTGTCATCATTCTACAACTATAATgtgctttctttctttagtAAGTTGTTCAGAAGTCCTCTCGACCGAGCAGATTCTGGAGATGTTAAAAGTGAGCTCGTACTTCTTGCGTTACCGGCTGTAGTCGGACAAGCTCTTGATCCACTGGCACAACTTTTGGAGACAGCATATATTGGTAGACTAGGTAACTCACTTGTCCTATGACTTCTTATTTTGTATTCTCTTAGTTCTCTTACCACTGAAATGCTTTATATCTTGGAGAAATCTATATAATTGAAGAATGACGTTGTGCTTTACTCTTATTGGCAACCAAATATTTCCTtctgatttttatttaagtcgttgttgttgttgtttttcccccttgtatgtgtgtgtgtgtcaagAACCAGTTTTCAAATCCTATATCTGCTTTTGGCTATAGGTCCCTTGGAGTTGGCTTCTGCTGggatttcaatttcaatttttaacaTCATATCAAAGATCTTTAATGTTCCTCTTCTTAGCATCACAACGTCTTTTGTAGCAGAAGACATTGCAAAGAATCCTACTCGACAACATGGTATGGATAAGATAGTAGGCTTGCAACTCATACTTTTCATTTCTATAAGAGGactttaaaatttttccattttacaataaaaaccTCTTTGGTCAAATTGATGGGATTTTGTATATCTGGCATCCGATTAATCACTTCCAGTGGAAAATTATGAGCATGGAGAAACTTTAAATGAGGTAGGAGCGAGGATGCGATTACCATCTGTCTCCACAGCTTTACTTTTGGCTGCAGCCATTGGTACCATTGAAGCTTTAGCCTTATATTTTGGAGCTGGTATCTTTCTCAGCATGATGGGCATATCAACTGTAAGTCATAAATTAGACACTGGTGGGACTGAAATGTTCTTTTTGTTAACCAACATAAATTATTCTCAAGTCATGATTCCCAATATATCAATGTTCATCCGTTCCTACATGCCAATAGAAAATCCATATGCATCCCTGAAGCTGGCTGATATTTATTATGAGAGTTGATAATGTTTCATTTGtgcatttaattttatgttctcGTAATTATTTGTTGACACGCTTTTTCTGAACAGATTTCGCCAATGAGATACGCAGCACAGCAATTTCTCTCTCTGAGAGCCTTGGGTGCTCCTGCAGTTGTTATTACTCTGGCTGTTCAAGGCGTTTTCCGTGGTTTTAAAGATACAAAGACACCTCTGCTGTGTATAGGCAAGTGTATCAGATAAATTCTTTACTTATTTTGGTTGAGTTAGATTTATATTGACCTAACAGTCATGCTCGCATAATTCCTTATTTTCTCTTATTCCATTGGAGTTAATTCTTGTATGATATgtatatgaaaattttgttttggaatatGTCGATCATGCCACTTTGGCATTGTGTTCTTAGAATGCCTAATAACCAGACCAAGCTCTGTGATTATTATCACTCTATATTGCAAGAAAAAACTCCTGTATAGGCTTCTAGCTTACCAGGGTGTGTTTCATGCAAAATCTTTTCATGGTTTGGTTTTCTGTTTGTTTTCCTGAAATCATATTATTcatcaaaaaatatatactcttttttttttaaataaaaacataagctAAGTTTATCTGAGGAgtatttaattagaaaaaactAAGGCAAAATAAATTAGGACTTGCCAATAGAAAATCAAACTAAGcactttaaatataaaatatgaaaatggaaATTAAAACAAGCAAACCAAGTACAACTCTAGTGTTGTATGTTCTCTAGAGCATAATGGTAAAACACGGCCTTCTCAAAAGAGCAACCTTGATGATGTTATGTAGTTCCTATTGGTATGTATTAGTTGGAGATTTCATGGGATCAGATACTTCAGTAAAGGTATGTGTCATAGGTATTTTCTTATGGTTGTATGCAGTTAGGATATACAATCATCTTGATTTTGTAGTATGCTTTGGAGATACAATATAATGCTAAATGCTGGCATACTTCATGCTAGAACTTAGCATGATTCTATTTAATTCATTGCTCATTGGTACCTATTGTTGGAATTAAAAGAaataggaaagaaaaaaatttcatatttgtatGGTGCAAACTGCAAAGTGTAACCTCCTTAAGTTTGTTGTTTTAGTTATCTTTTGGACTTTATTCTGAATGCTTAAATCAATCTTCTTGTTCGTTATATACTGTTTAAAAAAGTCATTAACATTATTCCTTATGCAGGGCTGGGCAATCTTTCTTCTGTCATTCTTCTTCCACTTCTTGTTTATAATTTTCGCTTGGGTATAATTGGAGCTGCTTTTGCTACCATTGCTTCTCAGTATGCCTTCTACTCACTTAACCTTTGTATGATTTCAAATTTGTGATTTCTGGTTACAGGGGAATTAAGTGAAATGCTTTGATAATATTGAAATGAAAAACTACTGGTTTTATCCCAACCTTTTGCCTGTATTTGGAGAGCTTATATGAAGATTTAAGTTTGATTTTCGACTTGAagtagaaaagaataaaaaggaaCAACAATTACGCAAGTGTGATTCATAGAAAGTGTTAGATTTTTTTCACTACTTG includes:
- the LOC120271980 gene encoding protein DETOXIFICATION 45, chloroplastic: MKAVQQNGLFSGLAAGGFDGEAKNKRKYFPVSRCSVNIKRKDVKGVSSINTLKSSCLGSHHSELCSSSAACRKRVLTVNCSQSCSDYDKGPYNANTQNADHLFGSFKDGILKLFRSPLDRADSGDVKSELVLLALPAVVGQALDPLAQLLETAYIGRLGPLELASAGISISIFNIISKIFNVPLLSITTSFVAEDIAKNPTRQHVENYEHGETLNEVGARMRLPSVSTALLLAAAIGTIEALALYFGAGIFLSMMGISTISPMRYAAQQFLSLRALGAPAVVITLAVQGVFRGFKDTKTPLLCIGLGNLSSVILLPLLVYNFRLGIIGAAFATIASQYITTLSLMWCLSKRAVILPPKFGDLQFEGYMKSGGYMLGRTLSILLTLTFGTSMAAQLGPLAMAAHQICLQVWLAVSLLSDALAVSAQALIASSIARFDYDRVKEITYYVLKLGVFAGIALAIVISASYSNIAELFTKDAEVLQIVKSGVLFVCITQPINSLAFIFDGLHYGVSDFSYAAYSSMMVGVMSSICLLYAPSFFGIAGVWMGLTLLMALRMVAGIMRLCWKGGPWWFLQSATEVSKVTS